One stretch of Candidatus Hydrogenedentota bacterium DNA includes these proteins:
- a CDS encoding M50 family metallopeptidase, which produces MFSRTIDWRSVATLSVLGILLLLLWRTPIVYPLRLLTVFFHELSHGLAAIVTGGSIVGIQIVPAEGGLCVTTGGMPFLIASAGYLGSLLWGGAILIAAARVKRDRILTVILGLILFAVTLYAMRPLLTFGMLFGTIASLAFIAIGLYLPDPANDFLLKLIGLTSCLYAPADVFSDILARPGLPSDAHILAEITGIPSILWGLLWLGISLPVAGWFLIEACRRNGYPTRESISS; this is translated from the coding sequence ATGTTTAGCCGTACCATCGACTGGCGCTCCGTCGCCACGCTTTCCGTTCTCGGGATTCTGTTGCTGCTTCTGTGGCGCACCCCAATTGTGTACCCGTTGCGTTTACTGACCGTCTTCTTCCACGAGCTTAGCCACGGCCTTGCGGCGATTGTCACCGGCGGCAGCATCGTCGGCATCCAGATTGTCCCCGCCGAAGGCGGACTCTGCGTGACTACCGGCGGCATGCCTTTCCTCATTGCCTCGGCGGGATACCTCGGCAGCCTGCTCTGGGGAGGCGCAATACTGATCGCCGCCGCCCGCGTCAAACGCGACCGCATACTCACCGTGATTCTTGGACTGATCCTGTTTGCGGTGACACTCTATGCAATGCGGCCCCTGCTAACATTTGGCATGCTGTTCGGCACGATTGCTTCCCTTGCCTTCATCGCAATTGGGCTTTACTTGCCCGATCCCGCCAACGACTTCCTGCTCAAACTCATCGGCCTCACCAGTTGCCTCTACGCCCCCGCGGATGTCTTTAGCGACATCCTCGCCCGCCCCGGCCTGCCAAGCGACGCGCACATCCTCGCGGAAATCACCGGGATTCCAAGCATCTTGTGGGGGTTGCTGTGGCTGGGGATTTCGCTGCCCGTGGCAGGGTGGTTTCTGATAGAGGCGTGCCGACGGAACGGCTACCCCACGCGAGAATCAATCTCCTCTTGA